The Streptomyces nitrosporeus genome includes a window with the following:
- a CDS encoding rhodanese-like domain-containing protein: MTADASRTSVFTPAALQHLITTGDGPRLLDVRTPGEFQTGHIPGACNVPLDTLREHRMELGKHLDENVVLVCRSGARATQAEKALAEVGLPGLRVLDGGMAAWESSGAPVDRGPQRWELERQVRLIAGSVVLVSGVVGFFVPGVHLIGTAIGAGLTFAALSNTCAMGMMLSKLPYNRGPRTDIRTLVASLQDRA, translated from the coding sequence ATGACCGCTGACGCTTCCCGCACCTCCGTCTTCACGCCGGCCGCCCTTCAGCACCTGATCACGACAGGCGACGGCCCCCGCCTGCTCGATGTGCGTACGCCCGGCGAGTTCCAGACCGGTCACATCCCTGGCGCCTGCAACGTGCCCCTGGACACCCTGCGCGAGCACCGCATGGAGCTGGGGAAGCACCTCGACGAGAACGTGGTGCTGGTCTGCCGCTCCGGAGCCCGCGCCACGCAGGCGGAGAAAGCCCTCGCCGAGGTCGGCCTGCCCGGCCTGCGGGTCCTCGACGGCGGCATGGCGGCCTGGGAATCCTCCGGCGCCCCGGTCGACCGCGGCCCGCAGCGCTGGGAACTGGAACGCCAGGTCCGCCTCATCGCCGGCTCGGTCGTCCTCGTCAGCGGCGTCGTGGGCTTCTTCGTCCCCGGTGTGCACCTGATCGGCACCGCGATCGGCGCCGGACTGACCTTCGCTGCCCTCAGCAACACCTGCGCCATGGGCATGATGCTCTCCAAGCTGCCCTACAACCGCGGCCCGCGCACCGACATCCGCACCCTCGTCGCCTCCCTGCAGGACCGGGCCTGA
- a CDS encoding MBL fold metallo-hydrolase, with amino-acid sequence MFFIDTIELAGLGNRHYLAGGTDAAVAVDPPRDFDQVLAAAARRGVRITHVVETHIHNDYVTGGLELARVTGASYLVPAGAHVSFARVPVSDGDTVTVEAGLVLRAVATPGHTPHHTAYVLEERGTAVAAFTGGSLLIGTVGRPDLVEPRLTEQLARAQHASVHRLAAELPDATAVLPTHGFGSFCSSAQAEGDHTTIGREKTANTALTTEADSFVAEILAGLEDVPAYYAHMGPANAAGPAPVDLTPAAVADAGEIADRLAAGEWVVDLRNRVAFAEGHVAGSFNFEADGKIATYLAWMVPWGKPVTLLAETPEQLAAAQRELVRVGIDRPAAAAVGTVREWTDEGAPLASFPRSTFAGLAGQGTENVVILDVRRDSERAAGHIEGSVHIPVHQLHQRLGEVPAGTVWVHCAGGMRAAIAASLLDAAGRDVVAVDDGFDSATAAGLPVITG; translated from the coding sequence ATGTTCTTCATCGACACCATCGAGCTCGCAGGGCTCGGCAACCGTCACTACCTGGCCGGCGGCACCGACGCGGCTGTGGCCGTGGACCCGCCGCGGGACTTCGACCAGGTTCTGGCTGCGGCGGCCCGACGCGGAGTGCGCATCACCCACGTCGTGGAGACGCACATTCACAACGACTACGTGACCGGCGGCCTTGAGCTCGCCCGGGTCACGGGCGCGTCCTACCTGGTGCCGGCCGGCGCGCACGTGTCCTTCGCCCGGGTACCGGTCTCAGACGGCGACACCGTGACCGTCGAGGCCGGCCTCGTACTGCGGGCCGTCGCCACCCCGGGGCACACCCCGCACCACACCGCGTACGTGCTGGAAGAGCGGGGCACCGCCGTTGCCGCGTTCACCGGCGGTTCGCTGCTGATCGGCACCGTGGGCCGCCCGGACCTGGTGGAACCCCGGCTGACCGAGCAGCTGGCCCGCGCGCAGCACGCTTCCGTACACCGTCTGGCAGCCGAGCTGCCGGACGCCACAGCCGTACTGCCGACGCACGGCTTCGGCAGCTTCTGTTCCTCCGCACAGGCCGAGGGCGACCACACCACCATCGGCCGGGAGAAAACCGCGAACACGGCGCTCACCACCGAGGCCGACTCCTTTGTCGCCGAGATCCTGGCCGGTCTCGAGGACGTTCCCGCCTACTACGCGCACATGGGCCCGGCCAACGCCGCCGGCCCCGCCCCGGTGGACCTGACACCCGCGGCCGTTGCGGACGCCGGTGAGATCGCCGACCGGCTGGCTGCCGGTGAATGGGTCGTGGACCTGCGCAACCGGGTCGCTTTCGCCGAGGGGCACGTCGCCGGGAGTTTCAACTTCGAGGCGGACGGCAAGATCGCCACCTACCTGGCCTGGATGGTCCCGTGGGGCAAGCCGGTGACTCTGCTCGCCGAAACTCCCGAGCAGCTGGCCGCCGCCCAGCGTGAGCTGGTCCGGGTCGGTATCGACCGCCCCGCAGCCGCCGCCGTCGGCACGGTGCGGGAGTGGACCGACGAGGGCGCCCCCCTGGCGTCCTTCCCGCGTTCCACCTTCGCCGGCCTGGCCGGGCAGGGAACGGAGAACGTCGTCATCCTGGACGTGCGCCGCGACTCCGAGCGTGCCGCCGGACACATCGAGGGCTCGGTGCACATCCCGGTCCACCAACTGCACCAGCGGCTCGGAGAGGTCCCGGCAGGGACCGTGTGGGTGCACTGCGCGGGCGGCATGCGCGCCGCGATCGCGGCCTCACTCCTCGACGCCGCCGGCCGTGACGTGGTCGCCGTCGACGACGGCTTCGACTCCGCCACCGCGGCCGGGCTGCCCGTCATCACCGGCTGA
- a CDS encoding rhodanese-like domain-containing protein — MSLFSRDKKRVTAEEAHRRTRGADAPAVLLDVRERGEWDAGRAPGALHAPLSALAAGEALPQAAQGRPLVVICRSGNRSQRAVELLRARGVDAVDVKGGMQQWARAGHPVVGAGGSEGSVA; from the coding sequence ATGTCCCTGTTCTCCCGAGACAAGAAACGTGTCACCGCGGAGGAGGCCCACCGGCGCACCCGGGGCGCCGACGCCCCGGCCGTCCTGCTGGACGTACGCGAACGGGGCGAATGGGACGCCGGGCGGGCGCCCGGCGCGCTGCACGCACCGCTGTCCGCCCTGGCCGCGGGTGAAGCCCTGCCACAGGCCGCCCAGGGACGGCCGCTGGTGGTGATATGCCGCAGCGGGAACCGCTCGCAGCGGGCCGTCGAACTGCTCCGTGCCCGCGGCGTGGACGCGGTGGACGTCAAGGGCGGCATGCAGCAGTGGGCCCGCGCCGGCCACCCGGTCGTCGGCGCGGGCGGCAGCGAGGGCTCGGTGGCATGA
- a CDS encoding sulfite exporter TauE/SafE family protein: protein MTALILALVAGAVVGLALGGLGGGGSVLAVPALTYLIGMPPAAAITASLIIVTLTSVTALTGHARDGNVAWRTGLLFAAAGIVPAMLAGTVAGHLPQAGLTIAFAGVAGVAALRMLRPAPAPAAGEVRPVRAGAAGAGLGAVTGLLGVGGGFLAVPALARVLNLPMRRAIGTSLLVITINSIAALGARAGAGVQLDWSVIAPFTAAAILGAWDGKRYAQRLSGNTLRRLFAYALLVVAAFMLADAFI from the coding sequence ATGACCGCTTTGATCCTCGCGCTGGTTGCTGGTGCTGTTGTCGGTCTGGCGCTCGGTGGTCTCGGCGGTGGCGGGAGTGTCCTGGCCGTGCCCGCTCTGACCTACCTGATCGGTATGCCTCCGGCAGCCGCGATCACCGCTAGCCTGATCATCGTCACCCTGACGTCCGTCACCGCGCTCACCGGGCATGCCCGGGACGGCAACGTGGCCTGGCGGACCGGACTGCTCTTCGCGGCGGCGGGCATCGTCCCCGCCATGCTCGCCGGCACGGTCGCCGGTCATCTGCCCCAGGCCGGGCTCACCATCGCCTTCGCCGGTGTCGCGGGAGTGGCCGCACTGCGGATGCTGCGCCCCGCACCGGCCCCGGCTGCGGGCGAAGTGCGCCCCGTCAGGGCCGGCGCGGCCGGAGCCGGCCTCGGTGCCGTGACCGGACTGCTGGGCGTGGGCGGCGGCTTCCTCGCCGTACCTGCCCTGGCACGCGTGCTGAACCTCCCCATGCGCCGGGCCATCGGCACCAGTCTGTTGGTCATCACCATCAACTCGATCGCCGCGCTCGGTGCCCGGGCCGGTGCCGGGGTACAGCTGGACTGGTCGGTCATCGCGCCTTTCACCGCAGCTGCGATCCTCGGCGCCTGGGACGGCAAACGCTACGCACAGCGGCTCAGCGGTAACACGCTGCGGCGCCTCTTCGCCTATGCCCTGCTCGTGGTCGCGGCCTTCATGCTCGCCGACGCGTTCATCTGA
- a CDS encoding DUF4265 domain-containing protein, which yields MTNISDDHVKVHFRMNTDEDGWPPASVESLWAVDLGDGTVRLDNTPWFVRGVANDDIVRVEIDDEGVCWAGETVRSSENCTIRLIVLKDGGSAAARQSILEIFHKLGTTGEGIERYRMVALHVPPEADLPRIRKLLERGAAEGWWHWEEGCVTAAWRSTATG from the coding sequence GTGACGAACATCAGTGACGACCATGTGAAGGTCCACTTCCGGATGAACACAGACGAGGACGGCTGGCCGCCGGCGAGCGTCGAGAGCCTGTGGGCCGTGGACCTCGGCGACGGAACCGTGCGCCTGGACAACACCCCGTGGTTCGTCCGTGGCGTCGCCAACGACGACATCGTCCGGGTGGAGATCGACGATGAAGGCGTCTGCTGGGCTGGAGAGACGGTCCGGTCCTCGGAGAACTGCACGATCCGGCTGATCGTGTTGAAGGACGGGGGCTCGGCCGCTGCCCGGCAGAGCATTCTGGAGATCTTCCACAAGCTCGGCACGACGGGCGAGGGTATCGAGCGGTACCGGATGGTGGCGCTGCATGTCCCTCCGGAGGCGGACCTGCCGCGTATCCGCAAGCTCCTGGAACGCGGTGCAGCGGAGGGCTGGTGGCACTGGGAGGAAGGATGCGTCACCGCTGCTTGGAGGTCCACAGCGACGGGATGA
- a CDS encoding DUF6461 domain-containing protein: MTKTGADYAWFENNFPDIAEAYCFTLVRGLSPDELMSRLEGRSEVPLQGIAAVVEAAFAQYDLEEGDRRLVAMTTVGTWTLLIEPNGYLGVTEDRVLPASVGTSWISHFVNVNAVGTFLWAEDQVLRLCFDPMFPEDRWGTAPDELLDVMERIGFHFEEESPETDLSSPAAFALAEHLTGVAITPKLLQDTTFACATIQIR; this comes from the coding sequence ATGACGAAGACCGGGGCGGACTACGCGTGGTTCGAGAACAACTTTCCAGATATCGCCGAGGCTTACTGCTTCACCCTGGTGCGGGGCCTGTCGCCTGATGAGCTGATGTCCCGGCTCGAAGGACGATCGGAAGTGCCTCTGCAAGGCATAGCTGCAGTCGTCGAAGCTGCTTTCGCCCAGTACGACCTGGAAGAGGGCGACCGCCGGCTGGTCGCCATGACCACTGTGGGCACCTGGACACTCCTGATCGAGCCCAACGGCTACCTCGGAGTCACCGAAGATCGAGTCCTGCCGGCCTCCGTTGGGACGAGCTGGATATCGCACTTCGTCAACGTCAACGCCGTCGGCACGTTCCTCTGGGCGGAGGATCAGGTCCTGCGCCTCTGCTTCGACCCCATGTTCCCGGAGGACCGATGGGGCACTGCACCCGATGAACTCCTCGACGTCATGGAGCGGATCGGGTTCCATTTCGAGGAGGAGTCTCCAGAAACGGATCTCTCCTCGCCAGCAGCGTTCGCTCTGGCAGAGCACCTGACCGGCGTCGCCATCACTCCGAAACTGCTCCAGGACACGACGTTCGCCTGCGCCACCATCCAGATCCGGTGA
- a CDS encoding transposase: MEGTASYGAGFTRAARSAVKARTAALNQITHILVTAPESIRAKFGQLKSADRTDALARLRPAKDAAHTAVHTAMKSLARRVKEVTAEHQALTRALDGEVTADNPGLRAAYGVGPDTASQLLVTAGGNPERLRTEASFAALCKAAPVPASSCPTNRHRLSRGGDRAANAALHRIALVRMSSDPRTRDYVARQTAAGRTKKEIIRLLKRAITREMFRCLTTTVTIPGIVGLRPLRQSKNITLTAAARHFGVWLATISTLERGIRRDDDLANTYRDWPTAA, encoded by the coding sequence GTGGAAGGCACCGCCTCCTACGGGGCCGGCTTCACCCGCGCCGCCCGCTCCGCCGTCAAGGCCCGCACCGCCGCCCTCAACCAGATCACCCACATCCTCGTCACCGCGCCCGAGAGCATCCGTGCCAAATTCGGGCAGCTCAAGAGTGCCGACCGGACCGACGCCCTGGCCCGGCTGCGACCGGCCAAAGACGCGGCCCACACCGCGGTCCACACCGCGATGAAGAGCCTCGCCCGGCGCGTCAAGGAAGTCACGGCCGAGCATCAGGCCCTGACCCGGGCCCTCGACGGCGAGGTCACGGCCGACAACCCCGGACTGCGGGCCGCTTACGGCGTTGGCCCCGACACCGCCTCCCAGCTGCTGGTCACGGCCGGAGGCAATCCCGAACGCCTGCGGACCGAGGCGTCCTTCGCCGCCCTCTGCAAAGCCGCCCCCGTCCCCGCCTCCAGCTGCCCCACGAACCGGCACCGCCTCTCGCGAGGCGGCGACCGGGCGGCCAACGCCGCCCTCCACCGCATCGCCCTGGTCCGCATGTCCAGCGATCCCCGCACCCGCGACTACGTGGCACGGCAGACTGCCGCCGGCCGAACCAAGAAGGAGATCATCCGGCTGCTGAAACGAGCCATCACCCGGGAGATGTTCCGCTGCCTGACCACTACCGTCACCATCCCAGGCATCGTCGGCCTGCGGCCCCTGCGGCAGTCGAAGAACATCACCCTCACCGCAGCGGCCCGCCACTTCGGCGTCTGGCTCGCCACGATCTCCACCCTCGAACGCGGAATCCGTCGAGACGACGACCTCGCCAACACCTACCGCGACTGGCCCACCGCCGCTTGA